In Flavobacterium gelatinilyticum, a genomic segment contains:
- a CDS encoding helix-turn-helix domain-containing protein gives MSTLSRPNHIGRKISRIRELRDMKQEALAQALGMSQQAISTIENSENIDEEKLKAIAEALGISVEGIKNFSEEAVLNIIGNTYQDNGIVNAGVNNSCTFNPLDKVVELYERMVQAEKEKAEYWEKLYKEKINKI, from the coding sequence ATGAGCACACTTAGCAGACCAAACCATATAGGACGAAAAATAAGCCGTATTCGTGAACTTCGTGACATGAAACAAGAAGCTTTGGCACAGGCCTTAGGAATGAGCCAGCAGGCTATTTCGACCATTGAAAACAGTGAAAATATAGATGAAGAAAAACTTAAAGCAATTGCAGAAGCTTTAGGGATTTCTGTTGAAGGAATTAAGAATTTCTCTGAAGAAGCAGTTTTAAATATCATCGGAAATACTTATCAAGACAATGGTATTGTTAATGCAGGGGTAAATAACAGTTGTACTTTCAATCCACTTGATAAGGTTGTAGAACTTTATGAGCGCATGGTTCAGGCTGAAAAAGAAAAGGCTGAATATTGGGAGAAGTTATATAAAGAGAAAATCAATAAAATATAA
- a CDS encoding protein-L-isoaspartate(D-aspartate) O-methyltransferase, translating into MKDTAKHQGLRNQLVTTLEQKGITDRAVLDAIKKIPRHLFLNSSFEDFAYQDKAFPIGAGQTISQPYTVAFQSQLLEVKKDHKVLEIGTGSGYQTAVLFMLGAKVYTVERQNELFKTTSNLFPKLNIRPKHVTFGDGYKGLPNFAPFDSIIVTAGAPFIPQPLMAQLKIGGRLVIPLGEDVQIMTLLIRKNETQFEKHEFGEFRFVPLLEDKN; encoded by the coding sequence TTGAAAGATACTGCCAAACATCAGGGACTTCGCAATCAATTAGTAACCACTTTAGAACAAAAAGGAATTACTGACAGAGCGGTTTTGGATGCGATAAAAAAAATCCCAAGACACCTTTTTTTAAATTCAAGTTTTGAAGATTTCGCTTATCAGGACAAAGCATTTCCTATTGGGGCAGGACAGACTATTTCGCAGCCTTATACGGTTGCTTTTCAGTCGCAATTGCTTGAAGTTAAGAAAGATCACAAAGTTCTGGAAATCGGGACCGGTTCCGGCTACCAGACCGCGGTTTTGTTTATGCTTGGGGCTAAAGTATATACGGTGGAAAGACAGAATGAATTGTTTAAAACAACTTCTAATTTATTCCCGAAATTAAACATTCGTCCAAAACACGTAACCTTTGGAGACGGTTATAAAGGACTTCCAAATTTTGCTCCTTTTGACAGTATTATAGTTACAGCAGGTGCACCTTTTATTCCGCAGCCGTTAATGGCTCAATTAAAAATAGGGGGAAGACTGGTTATTCCGCTTGGAGAAGATGTTCAGATTATGACTTTATTAATCAGGAAAAATGAAACTCAGTTCGAAAAACATGAGTTTGGAGAGTTTCGATTTGTTCCTTTATTAGAAGATAAAAATTAA